The following are encoded in a window of Sinorhizobium sojae CCBAU 05684 genomic DNA:
- the argB gene encoding acetylglutamate kinase, which translates to MSASESEIQARLLAQALPYMQRYENKTIVVKYGGHAMGNPELSRAFASDVALLKQSGVNPIVVHGGGPQIGAMLTKMGIESKFEGGLRVTDQKTVEIVEMVLAGSINKEIVALINQTGEWAIGLCGKDGNMVFAEKAKKTIRDPDSNIERVLDLGFVGDVVEVDRTLLDLLARSEMIPVIAPVAPGRDGHTYNINADTFAGAIAGALNATRLLFLTDVPGVLNRNGELIKELSVAEARALIADGTISGGMIPKVETCIDAIKAGVQGVVILNGKTAHSVLLEIFTERGAGTLIVP; encoded by the coding sequence ATGTCCGCATCAGAAAGTGAAATCCAGGCACGCCTGCTCGCTCAGGCGCTACCCTATATGCAGCGCTACGAGAACAAGACAATCGTCGTTAAATATGGCGGGCATGCCATGGGCAACCCTGAACTCAGCCGGGCCTTTGCCAGCGACGTCGCGCTTCTGAAGCAGTCCGGCGTCAATCCGATCGTGGTCCATGGAGGCGGCCCCCAGATCGGGGCCATGCTGACGAAGATGGGCATCGAATCGAAATTTGAAGGCGGGCTTCGCGTCACCGATCAGAAAACCGTCGAGATCGTCGAGATGGTGCTCGCGGGCTCGATCAACAAGGAGATCGTGGCGCTCATCAACCAGACCGGTGAATGGGCGATCGGCCTTTGCGGCAAGGACGGTAACATGGTCTTCGCGGAAAAGGCCAAGAAGACCATCCGCGATCCGGACTCGAACATCGAGCGCGTGCTCGATCTCGGCTTCGTCGGCGACGTTGTCGAAGTGGACCGCACACTGCTCGACCTGCTCGCACGCTCCGAGATGATTCCGGTCATCGCCCCGGTCGCACCGGGCCGCGACGGCCATACCTACAACATCAATGCCGATACCTTCGCCGGCGCGATCGCCGGCGCGCTCAATGCGACACGCCTTCTGTTCCTGACGGACGTTCCCGGCGTGCTCAACAGGAACGGCGAGCTCATCAAGGAGCTTTCGGTCGCCGAAGCCCGCGCGCTGATCGCCGACGGCACGATATCCGGCGGCATGATTCCGAAGGTCGAGACCTGCATCGACGCGATCAAGGCGGGCGTGCAGGGCGTGGTCATCCTCAAC